The Metarhizium brunneum chromosome 5, complete sequence sequence GCACATCTTTAGAATGAATGTCATGCTGAGCTGAGCGAAGAGAGTCGCCAATATCGCGCCGCGCGTCATGGCATCACTAAACGTGACTCGTTACCGCAGATAGACGATAATGATCCCTTACGCTGGCCCAAGTCAAAGGTTAGTCTATCATCCACAAATGCAGTACTGCCACGGATTCAGTGGCTGACTTCCAACACTCCAGAAACTGCTGAATGGCTCGATTAGTAGGTGGCTAGTCATCACCCTTAAGGGTGCAGGCGAAGACAAAACTAAAAAGGTGGGGGCGTGGTACGAGTAGATGAGATCATTGATTACAGGAATGTCGTGCTCCGTTTCCtttatttcttctcctcTGGCGACGACACGCATAAGGTCAACGTGGTCTTAACATTTTTTGTCCGCGCACGCCTCTTCTGGCTACTACTACAGCCTGCACTATAGACTAAGCTGGTCTAGTAGATAGATACTATCACCTGCACAACCCGCTAATTATAATAGAGTAGACTGTAAGTATCTTTAAGCTATTACCTTATcaaataatattttatttacgTAGTTATATAGAGTAAATTTAGTATTAGCCTAGCATGTCTCGTGCCCTGTATAGGGGGACCTAAGTGGCTGGCGGCCACAGACGGAAAATAGATATCTATATTACGAGCCAGGAGCATAAATAATAGTTAGACCACAGAGTAGCTAGCCTTTAATCTTAAGTCATGCATACCCGCATAGTCGGACCACGGAGTAGCTAGCCTTTAATCTTAAATCCAAGCATAATGCTAGTCATGTACAGTCATGCACACCCGCATTAGACTCTGCTTGTGTTACGTAAATATACATGTTCCCCTGGCAAAACCGATATAGACAGAGTAATACATTCTATAAATAAGAAGCCTTTCATCTACTACAAGTTTAAACGCACTCCCAAAAACTTAGtaacttcttaaaaaaagCCGTTGAACAACCATTCTTAACCTGCTCAATccttactttttatttcATCTTCTTATTCTCCAAATTCTCAGCATAAAAAAACTACTACCATAACAATGCAGTACCATCttgccctcgccctcgctaCTTTGGCTGGTGCCTCAATCGCCGCACCACCTGCATCACCGGAGCAGAGCCTGGCAACAAAGGTCTGCCCTGGTACAAATCCACACGAAAGTTATCCTATGATTGATGTTGATGGGCTTGGCTATAGGGTATCGAACAAAAGGTGTCTGGAATTAGCGGGCGAGTGCCGACAGGATGGTACAGCCGAGCAACTTGTTGAATGCATTACTAAGACAATAGCTGCGGGTGGATCCTCTGAGGCACGTGCTGAGATTTCGTGTTCACCCAGGGCTGATACAATGAAGGCCGAGGGCATTAAATGCAAGACCGATGGCAAGAAGGCCGATGGCAAGAAGGCCAGAGGCCTGCCCTAATACTAAGGCCGGTGCTGTCGAGCCTGAGAAATATGCGCAGGACTAGGACCCGGCAACAAGTTGATTCACCAGGGAATTCACTGCTAgttgccaaggtcaagtctggtcgcTTATTCAAGCAACAGCTACTGTTATGCTGCTGACTAGTAGGTAGTATAGTATTATAACAAGTATTTTAACTGGGTATTGTGTCGCTCTGTAGTTAATATAACATTACGTGCATTGacgtgcaagcgtaaaatcaTAACAAGTATTTAAGTTGGTATTATTGTACTTTTCAAGGGCCTGATCCTACAAACGCGACTGACGGTCTCGAGCCGCCGGGCCGTATTTAGAATAATTTAACTATACCAGACGCTACCGCGTCCCGTCTTGCCAGCCCCGATCTCGTTCTGTCGTATCCTCCTTCGCATAGCATCATGTCGGCAGGAGGCTTGATGTCGTGTCCATCTTGTACGGTGCCACTGGGCCTGTGGTCCTCGTGGTCCTTGTGGCCCTCAGAGAATACCAATTCtcgctggctgctgctgctcatgATGCCACGGATATTGCTTGCGTGGCGGTTGGTTGAGTTGTGCAGACTGCTTGATGGAGCTTCAAGAGGAGTAGAAGTTTCTTCCTCGGCGGTTGGGCAGACTGTTCAAAGGAGAGGACTCAGAGGACATGGGGTGATTGAGCGAAATGGGAGcaggggagggagggacAAGGCCGGCAACTGGTATGAATCGGCATGCATTCCATACAAAACGCATCCCTTGAGGCacgcatcatggccgccctAATCCCGCCCGTGTTTAAGGCTAGATAGAACTGGGCTTCGCCACCAAAGTCGTGTCTGACCTCAAGTTTTGGTTTTGGGGATGACATGCCCCACAAATCAGCCAAGGCTGCAAGAAATCGCTTCATGTTAAATgttgtaccagacatgtgaCAAGATTGAAGTTGACAGGGCTGGCCGGGTGGCAGTGTAGCCGTTGAGGATTCTGTAGCATCGGTTCGGAGACTCAGCCATCCACGGCTTCCGATGGCAGCACGCTGGCATCAGTGATGCTTCGGTACCAACCTAGGGTTGTTGTTGGGTTCAATGTCAAGTTTGTATATGTCTGGTTGGTCTGGCGGTGCTGAGGGAACTTGGgagctccagatgtcctaCTTGCGCCGCCGTTTTCAACCTCGACATCTGGGACTGGAATGGCGACGGCAACTTggcctcttttcttcttctcctccgctGGGAAATGACGGGAGCCTGGAGCGGGCGGGAGATGGTGGGCGCCTGAAGTGGGACGGGGAGCATCTTtccaaacattgaataccaccagacagaTGACGCTGTTGTCACTTGTGTAACCATGCAACATCGGCCTTCGGACTCGGCGTCAAGTGCGCTTAAGCACCCTGGATGCTACGTGGGCATGCACGGATTTCACTTCATAACTTCAGGCTGCCCTAGGCGAgtgcggccatggcgaaacCCCAATGCTCCTGGCAGGCGTCTTTCGAACAAATCTGTCGTATAGCACCCCAGGTCTAAGACACCAGACCGTCTGACTCTGACTTGACCCAACTGCCGCCCATACTCCGCACCACAGCATGTTGTCGAGCATTCAGACAAAAATTGTCGAGCCGTTTCTGGTGCTGCGCCAGAGTGTTGCGCCTCTGAAACTGTCCCGATGGCAGTTTACAAAGCTCATGGTCAGAAGTGCGCTTGACGGGTTGCCAGACGGAAGCGTATTTCTCCTACTTTACCTCTTCGCAGCACTGCTGATAATCATTGCCGTGCGCCTTCGAAACAGCAACAAGGGTGTGCACGCGCCTCCTGGGCTTGCCGTCGTGAGGAGGAACCATGCGCATTACCTTGATATTATCAAGGAGGGACGGGAGCTGGTATGTGCAGACTTGAATCTAGACTTGACCCATTGATATGTCATGATTATCGTCTACCCTTCTGCCTGCCGAAAAGAACTTGTAGGCTCCGATTTTGACAGATGGCAGTACCCAGGTCAACCCTTCCTCGCTGTCAACAACCGGCACAGTTTTGTCATATTCCCTCCCCAATGCTTCGACGAGATCAAGCGTCTTCCGGAGCACACCGCGTCCGCCAAGGGTTTTTTTCACGCTACAAACTATGGCCACTGGAGTCACATTGGTACAGAGACACCGCAACTCATCAAATCCGTCATTGCCGATCTGACTCGTTCGCTTCCTGCCCGAGTCCTCACGCGCCAACAAGACTGCCAGAtggcctttgacgacgtAATCGGGCGCTCACGCCAGTGGAAAGAATTCCCTCTGATGATGACTACATTCGAAATTGTCACCCGGATAAATGCGTGTTCCTTCGTTGGAAGAGAATTGGGCACGAACCGAAGCTGGGTGCGGGCCGTCATGATGTCGCCCATCTTCATTCACGTTGCTGTCACGCTCCTCAACGCCTGCCCCCTTATTCTGCGGCCGCTCATGGCGCCGATTTGCTTCTTCCCTACCATCAAGAACAGGTGGGATATGGCGCGCCTTCTGACCCCAGTTCTAAAGACAGACATGAAGGATTACTACGAAGCCAAGGACAAAAAGGAGATCCTGCGGCCCCGGGCCGAAGGAAAGATACCCTTCACCGGATTCCTCCTCTCACGCTACCAGGCTGCTGAAGCAACCATTAAACAGCTGGTGGCTGactacatcatcatcagcttCGACTCAACCCCGTCCACTGCATCGGCGCTGTTCCACGTTCTCTGTGAGTTGGCATTGCACCCCGAAGCTGCCGACATCCTGCGCCAGGAACTAGATGAGGTTCTTGTCGACGGAAACCTCCCCGGGACCCATCTCCAGGAGCTGAGGAAAATGGACAGTTTCCTCCGTGAGTCCTTCCGACTACATCCAATTGTCATGTGTAAGTCGTCTTCGGCCGTTGGGCCAGGCCTGCCAAAGGCGCCCATTCCCTTCCCCGACGGCCCTATGCTGACTTTGCCTTCCAGTCACCCTCCAACGCCACCTTGAAAAGCCAGTGAAACTCTCTATTGGGCCAACGCTTCCCGCTGGCTTGATCGTTGCTGTTGACGGACAAGCTATCAACCGCAACCCGGATTTGTGGCCAAACCCAGATAGTTTCGACATGGATAGATTTTATAAGCTTCGGCAGAAGCCAGGGAAGAAAAACCGCTT is a genomic window containing:
- the ccsD gene encoding Cytochrome P450 monooxygenase ccsD — encoded protein: MLSSIQTKIVEPFLVLRQSVAPLKLSRWQFTKLMVRSALDGLPDGSVFLLLYLFAALLIIIAVRLRNSNKGVHAPPGLAVVRRNHAHYLDIIKEGRELYPGQPFLAVNNRHSFVIFPPQCFDEIKRLPEHTASAKGFFHATNYGHWSHIGTETPQLIKSVIADLTRSLPARVLTRQQDCQMAFDDVIGRSRQWKEFPLMMTTFEIVTRINACSFVGRELGTNRSWVRAVMMSPIFIHVAVTLLNACPLILRPLMAPICFFPTIKNRWDMARLLTPVLKTDMKDYYEAKDKKEILRPRAEGKIPFTGFLLSRYQAAEATIKQLVADYIIISFDSTPSTASALFHVLCELALHPEAADILRQELDEVLVDGNLPGTHLQELRKMDSFLRESFRLHPIVMFTLQRHLEKPVKLSIGPTLPAGLIVAVDGQAINRNPDLWPNPDSFDMDRFYKLRQKPGKKNRFHFLTTGSDSPGWGDGTQACPGRFFATNTLKIALAHFLQNYDIEIKPECLPLKHTPLSNGSWKPDDAAIARIRSRS